The Ralstonia pickettii DTP0602 genome segment GCCGGCGCTGGCCTCCTCAGCCGAACTCAACCGGCGCGGCGTGCAGATCGTGGCGCCACTGTCGGGACTGGCGCTGGCGGCGGAGAACGTCTGGTTCACCCGCGCCGACTACCAGGCCGAGCTGGACGCGGCGGTGAAGCAGCTGCGCAGCTATGGCCTGACCAGCATCGCGCTGGCGGTGTCGGGGGAATTTGCGGCGGGCGGCACGTCGGGCGCGCAGTGGCTGGGCCGGCTGGAGGCGCAGACCGGCACGCGCGCGGTGCCGCTGGACGGCAATCCCGACGCCGCCGCGCGGCGCATCGCCGCGACCCGTCCGGGCGCGGTGATCGTGGCTGGCGATACGCTGGCCTATGCCGGCCTTGGCCGCGCATTGGCCGCGCAAGGCTGGTATGGCTTTCTGGTCGGACTGTCGTCGGTCAGCGCCACCGCGGCGCGCGAGATCCTGGGTAGCGGCTACACCGGTGGCATGGTGCTGACGCAGATTGCGCCGGGCCCGCAGCAGGCCACGCTGCGCGTGGTGAAGGAGCACGTGGCGCGCATGAAGCAGTACCTGGACGAGCCGCCGTCGGCGGCGACGCTGGCGGGCTATATCGGCGCGGCGTGGCTGGCGCGGGCGCTCGCCGGGCTGCGCGGCAGCGGCGCCGCCGAGATGCGGCGGGCGCTGCAGGGGCGTGTCGACGTGGGCGACTTTGCGCTGGACTTCACCCGCGGCCAGCGCGGCTCGCAGTACGTCACGCTGGCGGCGTCAGGCGCGCGGTAGCGACAGGCGCGCGCGCAGGCCGCCTTCCGGGCGGTTGGTCAGGGTGAGCTCGCCGCCATGGCGCGCGGCGATGTCCGCGGCGATCGACAGACCCATGCCGACCCCGCCGGTGGCGCGGCTGCGCGAGGACTCGATGCGGTAGAACGGCTCCATCACGCGCTGCAGTTCGTCAGGCGGGATGCCGGGGCCGTCGTCGCAGATATCGATCAGCACCCGTTCCGCGCTATCGGTCAGCACGATGCTGGCCGCGCCGCCGTAGCGCCGCGCATTCTCCACCAGGTTCACCACCGCGCGCCGCAGGTCGGACGGGCTCGCCAGCAGCGGCTGCGCCTGCCCGCTGAGCGCGACCTCGTGGCCGGTCTCGGCGGCGTCGTCGACCACCGCCTGCAACAGCGCCAGCACGTCCACGCGCTGGCGCGGGCCGCTGGCTTCATCGCGGTCGCGCAGGTAGTACAGCGTGGCGTCGATCAGGCCGTTCATCTCGGCCAGGTCCTGGCGCAGGCGGTAGCGCACTTCGCCGGCCTGCTTGCTGTCGATCCCCTCGCTCCCATCCATGCGTTCGATGCGCAGGCTCATGCGCGTCAGCGGCGTGCGCAGGTCGTGCGATACCGCCGCCAGGAAGCGCGACTGCTGCGCCAGCTGGTTGCGGATGCGCTGCTGCATATGGTTCAGCGCCTGCGCCGCGGCGCGCGCCTCGGCCGGGCCGGCGCTTTCGTCGAGCGGCGCCGCATGGACGTCCTGCGCGAGCCGGCCGGCGCCGCTGGCGAATTGCTGCACCGGGCGCGCCAGCAGCCGCGCGCCGGCCCACGAGGCCGCCACGATCGCGGCCACCTGGAACAGCAGGCCGATGTGCGGCGGCCACGGCCAGCGCGGCGGTGGTGGCCGGTGCGGCGCGCCGGCGTCGGCGCCTTCAGGCGGCGGACCTGGACGCCATTCGCCCGGAGGCGGCGGGCCCGGACGCCACTCGCCCGGCGGCGGCCCGCCCGGTCCGTCGCGCAACGCGCGCTCCAGCCCCGGCCGCGGGAACAGGTTTTCGATCACGGTCATGCCGAGCAGGTGCACGGCCAGCATGATCGCGGCCATCACCACGAACAGCCGCACGAACATCGAGTCATAGCGCGCCAGGCGCCCGGTCTTGCTCATGCTTCCAGCGTCGCGGTAAAGACATAGCCCTCGCCGCGCACGGTGCGGATCAGCGTGGGGTCGCGCGGGTCGTCGCGCAGCTTCTGGCGCAGCCGCGACACCAGCAGGTCGATGCTGCGGTCGAACACGTCGAGCCCGCGCCCGCGCGCCTGGTTGATCAGCAACTCGCGGTCGAGCACGCGGTTGGGCTGCTCGACAAAGGCCAGCAGCAGGCGGAATTCGGCATTGGACAGCGGCACCACCACGTCGTCGCGATCGACCAGCTGGCGCAGCGTGGTATTCAGGCGCCAGTCGCCGAAGCGCAGCTCGTGCCCGGACGGCGCGGCGGCACGGCGTGCTTCGGCGCCATTGCCGCGGCTGCGGCGCAGCACGGTGTGGATGCGCGCTACCAGCTCGCGCATCTCGAAGGGCTTGGTGACGTAGTCGTCGGCGCCCACTTCCAGCCCGACCACGCGGTCGGCCAGCTCGGCGCGCGCGGTCAGCATGATCACGGCGACATCGGTCTGCGCGCACAGCTCGCGGCACAGTGCCAGGCCGTTCTCGCCGGGCAACGACAGGTCGAGGATCACCAGGTCATACGGCGTGGCGGCCATCGCCTGGCGCATCTCCACGCCGCCTTCGACGCCATCGGCCTGCATGCCGAAGGTGGACAGGTATTCGGCCAGCATGGAGCGGATCTGGGGATCGTCGTCGACGATCAGCAGGCGGATGGGAAGCGTGGGGGTGAATTCCATAAGCGAAGGGATCGGCATATGCCGGCGGCAGGCGCCGGCGCCGAGGGGCATGCGGTGCCCCACTTTACCAGCCCGCGATGACCCCACTGTGCCCGCTTTGTATCAACGCTGATACGCAGCCTGGCCGGGGCACCTGGCTTGTACGCGAATGCAATACGGGCCTGACCAAGTGCTCAAGCAATGCGGCGCGCCCTTCCCTAGCATGGACCGGCATTCCAACAAGCTACCCAACCACAGGAGAAGTCCATGCCCGCCCTACCCGCCCTGAATGCCCGGCTGCGCGCCGGCCTGTCCGTGCTGACGCTGTGCGCCGCCTGCCTGGTCGCCTTGCCGGCCAGCGCGCTGCAAGCCGGCCCGCTGCCCGGCGCCATGCCGCCATCTGCGCCGGCAACCGCCGAGTCGCTCGGCCTCAATCCCGCGCAGGCGCGCCTGTGGCAGGCGGCCCACAGTGCCACGCGCGAAGCCGAGGCGCACGCGCTCGAACTGCGTGCCCGCTTCGTGCGCGAGACCGCGGACGAGTCGCCAGACGGCCCGCTGCGCCCGCGCGTACAGGCCATGGAGCGCCTGCATGAAGCGTTCGAGCAGGACCGCCGCGCGGTGCGTGAATGCTGGCTGGCGCTGGACGACAGCCTCGACCCCGCGCAACGCAGGCGCCTGCGCGGCTTGCCCGAGGCGGCGCACTGGCTGGGCCTGCCGCCGCACGCGGCGATGATGGCGCCGCCGCCGGGCGAACTGCAGCGGTAGGTACGCGCCCGCCGCCACGAAAAAATGCCCCCGCACGCTTGCGCGCCGGGGGCCGGAGAACAGGGAAATTCCGAACGCGAGGTCCGGTACGGCAGGAAAGCCGGGCGAGCCCGCCGCAGCACGCCTGCGCAAGCGCAGGCAGCACAGTCACTATGCTAGGGAGCACGGCGCGCGCCGTCTTGTCAGGCTGGTAGGAATTTGTATCGGGACTGTAGTGCGGATTAATGGAATTCAGCCCGCGGCAGTCTTGCCGGGCGTGCCCAGCAGCGCCTTGAGCGCGCCGAGCCGGTCCTTGGGGCTCATCGCCGGGGTTTCGTCCTTGGGCGCGGGCGCTTCCTCCAGCTTCATCTCGCCGATAAAGCGCGACGCCTGGCAGGAATAGGTCTCGCGCGCGCGCTTGCGCTTCTTGCACCAGCTGATCTGCAGGCTGCGCTGCGCACGGGTGATGCCGACATACATCAGCCGGCGCTCTTCCTCGATCTTCTCGTCGGTCATGTCCTCATCTTCGCGGCAGTGGGGCAGGATGCCCTCTTCCACGCCGACCAGGAACACATGCGGATATTCCAGCCCCTTGGAGGCGTGCAGCGTCGACAGCCGCACCGCGTCAGGATCTTCCTCGCGCCCTTCGAGCATGCTCATCAGCGCCACGGTCTGGGTCAGTTCCAGCAGGTTCTTGCCTTCGTCGCCAAAGCCGTCGGCGTTGTCGAAGCCGGTGGCCTCTTCGCCCTCGGCGGCTTCCGGCTTGGTGCCCTTGCGCTTGAGCCAGTCGAGGAATTCGAGCGTATTGGTCCAGCGCGACTGGGCCTGGCGTTCGTCGAAGGCGTCGTACAGGTAGGCCTCGTAGTGGATGCCTTCCATCAGGTCGTCGAGCACCACGGTCGCCGGGTCCTTGGCCGCGCGATCGGCCAGCCGCACCATCGATTCGCAGAACACGCGCAGCGGTTCCAGCTGGCGCGGCTGCAGCTTGCCTTCGATGCCGCCCATCATCGCGGCCTCGAACAGCGACACCTTGGCCTGCCCGGCAAAGGTGCCCAGCACTTCCAGCGTGGTAGTGCCCACCCCGCGCCGCGGCGTGGTGATGGCACGGATAAAGGCGGGATCGTCGTCCGGATTGGCGATCAGACGCAGGTAGGCGCAGATGTCCTTGATCTCGGCCTTGTCGAAGAAGCTCTGGCCGCCCGAC includes the following:
- a CDS encoding chemotaxis protein CheY (K02483: K02483; two-component system, OmpR family, response regulator) → MEFTPTLPIRLLIVDDDPQIRSMLAEYLSTFGMQADGVEGGVEMRQAMAATPYDLVILDLSLPGENGLALCRELCAQTDVAVIMLTARAELADRVVGLEVGADDYVTKPFEMRELVARIHTVLRRSRGNGAEARRAAAPSGHELRFGDWRLNTTLRQLVDRDDVVVPLSNAEFRLLLAFVEQPNRVLDRELLINQARGRGLDVFDRSIDLLVSRLRQKLRDDPRDPTLIRTVRGEGYVFTATLEA
- a CDS encoding ABC transporter permease; its protein translation is MPIPLSPRLRRGHAHPPSAAKRRLLLATAAGLALPALVQAQAPARHTVVVGHLLDRTGAQADLARDYLAGAKVMFDALNAGNGPVRVVHVVRDADADPRRALAQAVALADGERAELLFGPGDRLLPALASSAELNRRGVQIVAPLSGLALAAENVWFTRADYQAELDAAVKQLRSYGLTSIALAVSGEFAAGGTSGAQWLGRLEAQTGTRAVPLDGNPDAAARRIAATRPGAVIVAGDTLAYAGLGRALAAQGWYGFLVGLSSVSATAAREILGSGYTGGMVLTQIAPGPQQATLRVVKEHVARMKQYLDEPPSAATLAGYIGAAWLARALAGLRGSGAAEMRRALQGRVDVGDFALDFTRGQRGSQYVTLAASGAR
- a CDS encoding osmolarity sensor protein EnvZ, which translates into the protein MSKTGRLARYDSMFVRLFVVMAAIMLAVHLLGMTVIENLFPRPGLERALRDGPGGPPPGEWRPGPPPPGEWRPGPPPEGADAGAPHRPPPPRWPWPPHIGLLFQVAAIVAASWAGARLLARPVQQFASGAGRLAQDVHAAPLDESAGPAEARAAAQALNHMQQRIRNQLAQQSRFLAAVSHDLRTPLTRMSLRIERMDGSEGIDSKQAGEVRYRLRQDLAEMNGLIDATLYYLRDRDEASGPRQRVDVLALLQAVVDDAAETGHEVALSGQAQPLLASPSDLRRAVVNLVENARRYGGAASIVLTDSAERVLIDICDDGPGIPPDELQRVMEPFYRIESSRSRATGGVGMGLSIAADIAARHGGELTLTNRPEGGLRARLSLPRA